In Pelosinus sp. UFO1, one genomic interval encodes:
- a CDS encoding DUF2291 family protein, with protein MEKIIKSICKLHAETGLKSHCTRKINITMLLVICLFSSILFSGCKLYTVVPHDKNKNSKQGTTFYFQDESFDANQFVDSIWDSKVLLTINEKANDVGEVIKETKISVDEAGKKYGIRSAQEGSPWNFIVKGKGKVLNVNKESRVGTLDIDIAPFDGKTDFKIQLGPVIKGTAVRDSLEFIKYDDFKNQMVFAELSNAFHKKITETLLGKFDATLAKGKEVNFIGVFTFASSSEILLTPIKMELVEGGK; from the coding sequence ATGGAAAAAATAATTAAATCTATCTGTAAATTGCATGCTGAAACGGGTTTAAAAAGTCATTGCACTAGGAAAATCAATATTACTATGTTACTTGTGATATGTTTATTCTCATCGATCTTGTTTTCTGGCTGTAAGCTTTATACTGTGGTTCCTCATGACAAAAATAAGAATAGTAAACAGGGGACCACTTTTTATTTTCAAGATGAAAGCTTTGATGCCAATCAATTTGTAGATTCCATATGGGATAGCAAGGTGCTTTTGACAATAAACGAAAAGGCAAATGATGTAGGTGAGGTTATTAAAGAAACTAAAATTAGTGTGGATGAAGCTGGTAAGAAATATGGAATTAGGAGTGCACAGGAAGGTAGTCCGTGGAATTTTATTGTCAAAGGCAAAGGGAAAGTTCTAAATGTTAATAAAGAATCTAGAGTTGGCACGTTAGATATAGATATTGCCCCTTTTGATGGTAAAACGGATTTTAAAATACAGCTAGGACCTGTTATTAAAGGTACAGCAGTACGCGATTCTCTTGAATTTATTAAATATGATGATTTTAAAAACCAAATGGTTTTTGCAGAATTATCAAATGCTTTTCATAAAAAAATTACGGAGACGCTCTTAGGAAAATTTGACGCTACCCTTGCTAAAGGAAAAGAAGTGAATTTTATCGGCGTTTTCACCTTTGCGTCGTCGAGTGAAATACTTCTAACGCCAATAAAAATGGAGTTAGTGGAAGGAGGTAAATGA
- a CDS encoding sugar ABC transporter ATP-binding protein, giving the protein MMGDELCLTARGISKIYPGTVALHKVDFNVYRGKVNVVIGENGAGKSTLMKIIAGIEKPSEGSIYLNGEEICLNDTRDASAKGIGIIHQELNLFPNLTVAQNIFMGRENTKYGIILDHKKHIEKTKILLERLEHPIHPDTSVSDLRVGQQQIIEIAKTMAQQDLHVLIMDEPTSSLSTAEVEVLFRLIKELKEQGISIIYISHRLEEIMRIGDYVTVLRDGKLIEQDQVKNIDIPWIVRKMVGHNNTNMNYKQEKPIGDEILRVESLTLPRKGGGYTLDKVTFSVRKGEIVGIYGLLGAGRTELIECLMGMHPEATSDIYLEGKKIRPKSIWEQIQKGFAHIPEDRQREGLVQTLSIGKNMTLASLWDYTKGIHLLPKRENENITKAIKNLEIKVADRNLPILSLSGGNQQKVVISKGILTSPKVLLLDEPTRGIDIGAKADVFKIVNKFAAEGMGIIIVASELKEIIGISDRIIVLSNGQVTAELSGDEIREEALVKASGVGHHATKVKNIS; this is encoded by the coding sequence ATGATGGGTGATGAGCTGTGCTTAACGGCCCGAGGCATAAGTAAAATATATCCTGGTACCGTAGCCTTGCACAAGGTGGATTTTAATGTATATCGGGGCAAGGTGAATGTAGTAATTGGAGAAAATGGGGCTGGTAAGTCGACTTTAATGAAAATCATTGCCGGAATTGAAAAACCATCGGAAGGTAGTATTTATTTAAACGGAGAGGAAATATGCCTTAATGATACACGTGATGCATCAGCAAAAGGGATCGGTATTATTCACCAGGAATTAAATTTGTTTCCTAATCTTACTGTAGCACAAAATATTTTTATGGGTCGGGAAAATACAAAATATGGAATAATCTTAGATCATAAAAAACATATTGAAAAAACAAAGATTCTTCTCGAGAGACTTGAACACCCCATTCATCCCGATACTTCCGTAAGTGATCTAAGGGTAGGTCAGCAACAAATAATTGAAATAGCGAAGACCATGGCTCAACAAGATTTACATGTTTTAATTATGGATGAACCAACTTCATCACTCAGCACAGCTGAAGTAGAAGTTTTATTTCGATTGATTAAGGAATTGAAAGAACAAGGAATTTCTATTATATATATTTCTCATAGGTTAGAAGAAATTATGCGTATCGGTGATTATGTTACTGTGCTTCGTGATGGTAAATTGATTGAACAAGATCAAGTTAAGAATATTGATATTCCTTGGATTGTAAGAAAGATGGTAGGTCACAACAATACCAATATGAATTATAAACAAGAAAAGCCAATTGGCGATGAAATTCTACGTGTTGAGTCCTTAACCTTACCTCGTAAAGGAGGCGGTTATACGCTAGATAAGGTTACTTTTTCTGTGCGCAAAGGGGAGATAGTAGGGATATATGGCCTGTTAGGCGCAGGACGCACAGAACTAATTGAATGTTTGATGGGGATGCACCCAGAAGCTACAAGTGATATCTACCTAGAAGGTAAAAAAATTAGGCCAAAGTCGATTTGGGAGCAAATTCAGAAAGGATTTGCCCATATACCAGAAGATCGACAAAGAGAAGGGTTAGTGCAAACCCTTTCTATCGGAAAAAATATGACATTAGCAAGTTTATGGGATTATACGAAGGGCATCCATTTACTCCCTAAGAGGGAAAATGAGAACATAACAAAAGCTATTAAAAATTTGGAGATTAAGGTAGCAGATAGAAATTTACCAATCCTTTCGTTGAGTGGTGGCAATCAGCAAAAGGTTGTGATTAGCAAAGGAATTCTTACTTCACCTAAAGTGCTGCTATTGGATGAACCCACAAGGGGAATTGATATAGGTGCCAAAGCCGATGTATTTAAAATTGTGAATAAATTTGCAGCAGAAGGTATGGGTATTATTATAGTGGCCTCAGAATTGAAGGAAATTATAGGAATCTCTGACAGAATCATT